A genomic stretch from Longimicrobium terrae includes:
- a CDS encoding MBL fold metallo-hydrolase, producing MIVKRFYDEKLAQASYLIGCAATGDALVVDANRDTEQYVRAAEAEKLRVTAVTESHIHADYLSGSRELAARTGATLYLSGEGGDDWSYAFADSDGATLVHDGDRFSVGNIRIEVRHTPGHTPEHLTFLVTDTAGADRPIAAVTGDFIFVGDVGRPDLLERAAGLHGTMEAGARTLFSSLRRFKSEQPDWLQIWPGHGAGSACGKGMSAIPHSTLGYEKLFNWALSTEDEGEFVRTVLAGQPEPPRYFADMKRLNREGPPALGGFRVPPRLLGSQFAEALEAGATVVDLRSTDAFGAGHVPGTINIPLNKSFPTWAGALVPFGQPFYLLGGDEAAAAQAARDLAMIGLDDAAGWWGNDAVDAWPGELERVPQMNAAEVRARMDAGEVAVVDVRGRSEWDAGHLPDVPNLPLAYLADRVGEIPAGRTVVLQCQGGARSAIAASVLQAHGIKDVINLTGGYQAWAAAGHPTEKDAPALASA from the coding sequence ATGATCGTCAAGCGCTTCTACGACGAAAAGCTCGCGCAGGCCAGCTACCTCATCGGCTGCGCGGCCACCGGCGACGCGCTGGTGGTGGACGCCAACCGCGACACGGAGCAGTACGTCCGCGCCGCCGAAGCGGAAAAGCTGCGGGTGACCGCCGTCACGGAATCGCACATTCACGCCGATTACCTTTCCGGCAGCCGCGAACTGGCCGCCCGCACCGGCGCCACGCTGTACCTGTCCGGCGAGGGCGGCGACGACTGGAGCTACGCCTTTGCCGACAGCGACGGCGCCACGCTGGTGCACGACGGCGACCGCTTCTCCGTCGGCAACATCCGCATCGAGGTGCGGCACACGCCGGGCCACACGCCCGAGCACCTCACCTTTCTGGTCACGGACACGGCCGGTGCGGACCGGCCCATCGCGGCGGTGACGGGCGACTTCATCTTCGTGGGCGACGTGGGCCGGCCAGACCTGCTGGAGCGCGCGGCCGGGCTGCACGGCACCATGGAAGCCGGTGCGCGTACCCTCTTCTCCAGCCTGCGCCGCTTCAAGAGCGAGCAGCCGGACTGGCTGCAGATCTGGCCCGGCCACGGCGCCGGCTCCGCCTGCGGCAAGGGGATGAGCGCCATTCCGCACAGCACGCTGGGCTACGAAAAGCTCTTCAACTGGGCGCTGTCCACGGAAGACGAGGGCGAGTTCGTGCGCACGGTGCTGGCCGGGCAGCCGGAGCCGCCCCGCTACTTCGCGGACATGAAGCGGCTGAACCGCGAGGGCCCGCCGGCGCTGGGCGGCTTCCGCGTTCCGCCGCGGCTGTTGGGCTCGCAGTTCGCCGAGGCGCTGGAGGCGGGCGCCACCGTCGTGGATCTGCGCTCGACGGACGCGTTCGGCGCCGGCCACGTGCCGGGAACCATCAACATCCCGCTCAACAAGTCGTTCCCCACCTGGGCCGGGGCGCTGGTCCCGTTCGGCCAGCCGTTCTACCTGCTGGGCGGCGACGAGGCGGCCGCCGCGCAGGCCGCCCGCGACCTGGCCATGATCGGGCTGGACGACGCGGCGGGTTGGTGGGGCAATGACGCGGTAGATGCGTGGCCGGGCGAGCTGGAGCGCGTTCCGCAGATGAACGCCGCCGAGGTGCGCGCGCGGATGGACGCGGGCGAGGTGGCGGTGGTGGACGTGCGCGGGCGCTCGGAGTGGGACGCTGGCCATCTGCCGGACGTGCCCAACCTGCCGCTGGCGTACCTGGCGGACCGCGTCGGCGAGATCCCGGCGGGGCGCACGGTGGTGCTGCAGTGCCAGGGCGGCGCGCGCTCCGCCATCGCCGCCAGCGTGCTGCAGGCGCACGGCATCAAGGACGTCATCAACCTGACCGGCGGATACCAGGCCTGGGCCGCCGCCGGCCATCCCACGGAAAAAGACGCCCCCGCGCTCGCCAGCGCCTGA
- a CDS encoding C40 family peptidase, translating into MQSRGLALRALMLAVLTVPAIAAAQEGPRRAPSAGPRFSIEARRDSVVSMARQQLGRRYVFGGTSPRGFDCSGFTQYLMRAFDVNLPRTAAAQAQVGREVPRDRSMLRPGDILTFGRGGRVTHVGVYVGNGRYVHASSGQGQIVESSLDRPANSLVRAWMGVRRFMAGDSGESVAQRALAPQPSSTPMPLRRGG; encoded by the coding sequence ATGCAGTCACGCGGACTCGCGCTGCGCGCGCTCATGCTCGCCGTTCTCACTGTTCCCGCCATCGCGGCGGCACAGGAAGGTCCCCGCCGGGCCCCGTCCGCGGGTCCCCGCTTCAGCATTGAGGCACGCCGCGATTCCGTGGTGAGCATGGCCCGCCAGCAGCTTGGCCGCCGGTACGTGTTTGGAGGAACTTCGCCGCGCGGCTTTGACTGCAGCGGCTTTACGCAGTACCTGATGCGCGCGTTCGATGTGAACCTGCCGCGCACCGCCGCCGCGCAGGCGCAGGTGGGCCGCGAGGTGCCGCGCGACCGCAGCATGCTGCGCCCCGGCGACATCCTCACCTTTGGGCGCGGCGGCCGCGTGACGCACGTGGGGGTGTACGTGGGCAACGGGCGCTACGTGCACGCCAGCAGCGGGCAGGGGCAGATCGTGGAAAGCAGCCTGGACCGGCCCGCCAACTCGCTGGTGCGCGCGTGGATGGGCGTGCGGCGGTTCATGGCGGGCGACAGCGGCGAGAGCGTGGCCCAGCGCGCGTTGGCGCCTCAGCCCAGCAGCACGCCCATGCCGCTGCGCCGCGGCGGCTGA
- a CDS encoding serine hydrolase, translated as MPILARPLAALLLALLAACTPAFAQGGASLRPVTPASDTAGLRRQLERLMTGYEGVAGVSVRNLATGESLSIRGGEKFPSASLIKVAILVTALDEVRRGSLRMDDPISMIARDQVGGSGVLQYMHSGMEMTVQDAAALMITLSDNTATNLLLDKLNIRTVWAKMDSLGLPATRVHSKTFIRATSVAMDSSVKYGLGVTTPDETLELFARLHAGTAVNPAMDSVALSLLRANQDFTKLVRWLPESVIVAHKTGEVDQSRNDCGIIQGPQAPVAVCVMTRENRDTSYAVDNPANLLIARIGAAVYRHYNPAGPPTTEPGAGR; from the coding sequence ATGCCCATCCTCGCGCGCCCGCTCGCGGCGCTCCTCCTCGCCCTTCTGGCGGCCTGCACTCCGGCGTTCGCGCAGGGCGGCGCCTCGCTCCGGCCGGTGACGCCGGCGAGCGACACGGCCGGTCTGCGCCGCCAGTTGGAGCGGCTGATGACGGGATACGAGGGCGTCGCCGGCGTCAGCGTTCGCAACCTGGCCACGGGCGAATCGCTCTCCATCCGCGGCGGGGAAAAGTTTCCCAGCGCGTCGCTCATCAAGGTCGCCATCCTGGTTACGGCGCTGGACGAGGTGCGGCGGGGCAGCCTGCGGATGGATGATCCCATCAGCATGATCGCGCGCGACCAGGTGGGCGGCTCCGGCGTGCTGCAGTACATGCACTCGGGGATGGAGATGACGGTGCAGGACGCGGCGGCGCTGATGATCACCCTTTCCGACAACACCGCCACCAACCTGCTCCTCGACAAGCTGAACATCCGCACGGTGTGGGCGAAGATGGATTCGCTGGGGCTGCCCGCCACGCGCGTGCATTCCAAGACCTTCATCCGCGCCACCAGCGTGGCCATGGACAGCAGCGTAAAATACGGCCTGGGCGTGACGACGCCGGACGAGACGCTGGAACTGTTCGCCCGGCTGCATGCGGGAACGGCGGTGAATCCGGCGATGGATTCGGTGGCGCTCAGCCTGCTGCGCGCCAACCAGGACTTCACCAAGCTGGTGCGCTGGCTTCCGGAATCCGTCATCGTGGCGCACAAGACGGGCGAGGTAGACCAGTCGCGCAACGACTGCGGCATCATCCAGGGTCCGCAGGCGCCCGTGGCGGTGTGCGTGATGACGCGGGAGAATCGCGACACCTCGTACGCGGTCGACAACCCCGCGAATCTGCTGATCGCGCGGATCGGTGCCGCGGTGTACCGCCACTACAACCCCGCCGGCCCGCCCACGACCGAGCCGGGCGCCGGGCGATAA
- a CDS encoding 4-vinyl reductase, with protein sequence MSRTSSRRAIGPTTPSVTPVFPLLLLETMRDMDRPEEVLEGEDLTASMPRRLGLSDVVYLQIHKFREETKKKSLQSSATVEDLMRLVIRRPDCDEIFEEAGRRMAKRAWDERSNASRRAVRLLPAGMRMRAAARATRRLMGQLAGLGSLDVQARPFQVRLRDSLTSRADPGGAACAFYTGVVAELITRYMGRKHNAVHSRCAARGAETCEWSVLVVS encoded by the coding sequence ATGAGCAGGACCTCCAGCCGTCGCGCCATCGGGCCAACCACGCCCAGCGTCACCCCCGTCTTTCCGCTGCTGCTCCTGGAAACCATGCGCGACATGGACCGCCCGGAGGAGGTGCTGGAGGGCGAGGACCTGACGGCGAGCATGCCCCGGCGGCTGGGGCTGAGCGACGTGGTGTACCTGCAGATTCACAAGTTTCGCGAAGAAACCAAGAAGAAGAGCCTGCAGAGCAGCGCCACCGTCGAAGACCTGATGCGGCTGGTGATCCGCCGTCCGGACTGCGACGAGATCTTTGAAGAGGCGGGCCGGCGCATGGCCAAGCGCGCGTGGGATGAGCGCAGCAACGCGTCGCGCCGGGCCGTGCGGCTGCTTCCCGCGGGAATGCGCATGCGGGCCGCGGCGCGCGCCACCCGCCGGCTGATGGGGCAGCTGGCCGGGCTGGGGTCGCTGGATGTGCAGGCGCGCCCGTTCCAGGTGCGGCTGCGCGATTCGCTCACCAGCCGCGCTGATCCGGGCGGCGCGGCGTGCGCGTTCTACACGGGCGTGGTGGCGGAACTCATCACGCGCTACATGGGCCGCAAGCACAACGCCGTGCACTCCCGCTGTGCCGCCCGCGGCGCGGAGACCTGCGAGTGGAGCGTACTCGTCGTCAGCTGA
- a CDS encoding DHH family phosphoesterase yields MSQDSESVHGAPRGVAMAPEPPAPSQETSSGRAAELARLLDARRGERHIVALQDFPDPDAISCGLAYREIARGYDIDAELVYDGLISHPENRALVNLLGVPVRQFTPDMDLSAFAAAIFVDNQGATTHLTDRLKAAGVPTLAVVDHHDPDDVLDPVFSDVRPLGAAATILAEYLASGALLTLEVGNESHSRLATALMHGLHSETDGFVRARAPEYRAAAYLARHIDPDLLERVLCVQKSRGTLKVIERALHDRVVRNGFSVSGVGFVRWAERDSIPVAADFLLTEENVHTSIVFGMLGDDHGREVITGSLRTTRPTMHVDQFLKHALGEDLRGRPYGGGRSRAGGFEIDIGFLKGDEDDPEQQALKWALFDRRIRRKLFREAGVEELDEVCGIDPDD; encoded by the coding sequence ATGTCGCAGGATTCCGAGTCCGTGCACGGCGCGCCCCGTGGCGTGGCCATGGCGCCGGAACCGCCCGCCCCGTCGCAGGAAACCAGCAGCGGCCGCGCGGCGGAACTGGCGCGCCTGCTGGATGCCCGCCGCGGCGAGCGCCACATCGTCGCGCTGCAGGACTTTCCCGATCCGGACGCCATCTCGTGCGGGCTTGCGTACCGCGAGATCGCGCGCGGCTACGACATCGACGCCGAGCTGGTGTACGACGGGCTGATCAGCCATCCGGAAAACCGCGCGCTGGTGAACCTGCTGGGCGTGCCGGTGCGCCAGTTTACGCCGGACATGGACCTGTCCGCGTTCGCCGCGGCGATCTTCGTGGACAACCAGGGCGCCACCACGCACCTGACGGACCGGCTGAAGGCGGCTGGCGTGCCCACCCTGGCCGTGGTGGACCACCACGATCCGGACGACGTGCTGGACCCCGTCTTCAGCGACGTGCGGCCGCTGGGCGCGGCGGCCACCATCCTGGCGGAGTACCTGGCCAGCGGAGCGCTGCTCACGCTGGAGGTGGGCAACGAATCGCACAGCCGCCTGGCGACGGCGCTGATGCACGGGCTGCACAGCGAAACGGACGGCTTCGTGCGGGCGCGGGCGCCGGAGTACCGCGCCGCGGCGTACCTGGCGCGCCACATTGACCCGGACCTGCTGGAACGCGTGCTGTGCGTGCAGAAGTCGCGCGGCACGCTCAAGGTGATCGAGCGCGCGCTGCACGACCGCGTGGTGCGCAACGGATTTTCCGTCTCCGGCGTGGGATTCGTGCGGTGGGCGGAGCGCGACTCCATCCCGGTGGCGGCGGACTTTCTGCTCACCGAAGAGAACGTCCACACCAGCATCGTCTTCGGCATGCTGGGCGACGACCACGGGCGCGAGGTCATTACGGGAAGCCTGCGCACGACGCGGCCCACGATGCACGTGGACCAGTTCCTGAAGCACGCTCTGGGCGAGGACCTGCGCGGGCGGCCGTATGGCGGAGGCCGCAGCCGGGCGGGCGGTTTTGAGATCGACATCGGCTTTTTGAAGGGCGACGAGGACGATCCGGAGCAGCAGGCGCTGAAGTGGGCCCTCTTCGACCGCCGCATCCGCCGCAAGCTGTTCCGCGAGGCGGGTGTGGAGGAACTGGACGAGGTCTGCGGGATCGACCCGGACGACTGA
- a CDS encoding cold shock domain-containing protein, whose product MRQAGTVKWFNEAKGFGFITPTSGEKDCFVHYSAISGNGFRTLAEGDQVEYDLVSGEKGPAAANVARIGA is encoded by the coding sequence ATGCGCCAGGCAGGAACGGTCAAGTGGTTCAACGAGGCCAAGGGCTTCGGATTCATCACGCCGACGTCCGGGGAAAAGGACTGCTTCGTCCACTACTCGGCGATTTCGGGCAACGGCTTCCGCACGCTCGCCGAGGGCGATCAGGTGGAGTACGATCTGGTGTCCGGTGAAAAGGGCCCCGCCGCCGCCAACGTCGCGCGTATCGGCGCCTGA
- a CDS encoding TIGR04283 family arsenosugar biosynthesis glycosyltransferase, translating into MTAPPRISIIIPALNEAEGIADTLAALAPLRARGHQVIVADGGSADATVELARPLADAIVDAPRGRALQQNAGAAAADGDVLLFLHADTRLPPDADRLVLDGLAAGGAGWGRFDVRLTGGAPMLRVVERMISLRSRATGIATGDQAIFVRRDWWERAGGFPPIPLMEDVALSTTLRRRGRPLCLRAAVTTSSRRWEQRGVWRTILLMWRLRMEYALGADPERLAARYR; encoded by the coding sequence GTGACCGCCCCGCCCCGCATCTCCATCATCATCCCCGCGCTGAACGAAGCGGAGGGGATCGCGGACACGCTGGCGGCGCTGGCCCCGCTGCGCGCCCGTGGCCATCAGGTGATCGTGGCGGACGGCGGCAGCGCGGACGCGACCGTAGAACTCGCGCGGCCGCTCGCCGACGCGATCGTCGATGCGCCGCGCGGGCGGGCCCTGCAGCAGAACGCCGGCGCCGCCGCGGCGGACGGGGACGTGCTCCTCTTTCTGCACGCGGACACGCGGCTTCCCCCGGATGCGGACCGGCTGGTGCTGGACGGGCTGGCGGCCGGCGGCGCGGGATGGGGCCGGTTCGACGTGCGATTGACCGGCGGCGCGCCCATGCTGCGCGTGGTGGAGCGAATGATCAGCCTGCGCTCGCGCGCCACGGGGATCGCCACGGGCGACCAAGCGATCTTTGTCCGCCGCGACTGGTGGGAGCGCGCGGGCGGCTTTCCCCCCATTCCGCTGATGGAAGACGTGGCGCTCAGCACCACGCTGCGGCGGAGGGGGCGCCCGCTCTGCCTGCGCGCCGCGGTTACCACCTCCAGCCGCCGGTGGGAGCAGCGCGGCGTGTGGCGCACCATTCTGCTCATGTGGCGGCTGCGGATGGAGTACGCGCTGGGCGCGGACCCCGAGCGCCTGGCCGCGCGCTACCGCTGA
- a CDS encoding zinc ribbon domain-containing protein — protein MSDLIGHCPNCQTSIRSDHPYAWCSKCGAPLPAELKAGLNLPATAKPVERKITGPQVGFRVFSSGMLSWEELFADAARFASSVGRDQLINISHSEDDNEGVVTVWYWR, from the coding sequence ATGTCGGACCTGATTGGCCACTGCCCCAACTGCCAGACCTCCATCCGCAGCGACCACCCGTACGCCTGGTGCAGCAAGTGCGGCGCCCCGCTCCCGGCGGAGCTCAAGGCCGGCCTGAACCTGCCGGCCACGGCCAAGCCGGTGGAGCGGAAGATCACGGGGCCACAGGTGGGCTTCCGGGTCTTCAGCAGCGGAATGCTCTCGTGGGAGGAACTGTTCGCCGACGCGGCCCGGTTCGCCAGCAGCGTGGGGCGGGACCAGTTGATCAACATCAGTCATTCGGAAGACGACAACGAGGGTGTGGTCACGGTGTGGTACTGGAGGTAG
- a CDS encoding NRDE family protein, which translates to MCLIVLAHEAHPRYRLIVAANRDEFYARPTAPAGWWDDAPGLLAGRDLRGGGTWMGITRGGRFAAITNVRDMTAVPPGTPSRGELVSGFLRGSASAEAYAREVAVRGRDHAGFNLLVADGESMWYVTNRAADAVQLAPGVYGLSNATLDTPWPKVVRARDAMRSALEAADDREWNAGLWSMLTDRVAAADHDLPDTGVGAVRERVLSSPFIASDEYGTRASTLLTISREGEVHFVERTVAGGPPSEVSFRFQIGDAATSSTTP; encoded by the coding sequence ATGTGCCTGATCGTACTCGCCCACGAGGCGCACCCGCGGTACCGGCTGATCGTGGCCGCCAACCGCGACGAGTTCTACGCCCGCCCCACCGCCCCGGCCGGGTGGTGGGACGACGCGCCCGGGCTGCTGGCCGGGCGCGATCTGCGCGGCGGCGGAACGTGGATGGGCATTACCCGCGGCGGCCGCTTCGCCGCCATCACCAACGTCCGCGACATGACCGCCGTGCCGCCCGGAACCCCGTCGCGCGGAGAACTGGTCTCCGGCTTTCTGCGCGGCTCCGCGAGCGCGGAGGCGTACGCGCGCGAGGTGGCGGTGCGGGGCAGGGACCATGCCGGGTTCAACCTGCTGGTGGCAGACGGCGAATCCATGTGGTACGTCACCAACCGCGCGGCGGATGCAGTCCAGCTCGCCCCCGGCGTGTACGGACTGAGCAACGCCACACTGGACACGCCCTGGCCCAAGGTGGTCCGCGCCCGCGACGCCATGCGGTCCGCGCTGGAAGCGGCGGATGACCGGGAGTGGAACGCGGGACTGTGGTCCATGCTGACAGACCGCGTGGCCGCCGCGGACCACGACCTTCCCGACACCGGCGTGGGCGCGGTGCGGGAGCGCGTGCTTTCGTCCCCCTTCATCGCCTCGGACGAGTACGGAACCCGGGCCTCCACGCTGCTCACCATCAGCCGTGAGGGCGAGGTGCACTTCGTCGAGCGTACCGTGGCGGGCGGCCCACCATCCGAGGTGAGCTTCCGCTTCCAGATCGGGGACGCGGCTACCTCCAGTACCACACCGTGA
- a CDS encoding alpha/beta fold hydrolase: MLHYRKHFLSPGHEWVVFVHGAGGSSSIWYRQVREFRKNFNVLLIDLRGHGDSQPPLLVPFEGEYSFDVLTGEILEAMDDAGVYAAHFVGISLGCILIRILGEQVPDRVKSMILGGAVVRLNLRSRFLVAVGNLVKRFIPFMWLYKLFAWIIMPRERHRESRTLFVSQARKLCQKEFIRWFKLTYGVSPLLRLFEEKELPIPTLYMMGEEDYMFLPPVSQMARRHTRYTRLEVIPESGHVVNVDRPELFNRLSIGFIHGLSPSAA, encoded by the coding sequence ATGCTGCACTACCGCAAGCACTTCCTTTCGCCCGGGCACGAGTGGGTCGTGTTCGTGCACGGGGCGGGCGGCAGCTCGTCCATCTGGTACCGCCAGGTGCGGGAGTTCCGCAAGAACTTCAACGTTCTGCTGATCGACCTGCGCGGCCACGGCGACAGCCAGCCGCCGCTCCTGGTGCCGTTTGAGGGCGAGTACAGCTTCGACGTCCTCACCGGCGAAATCCTGGAGGCGATGGACGACGCGGGCGTGTACGCCGCGCACTTCGTGGGCATCTCGCTGGGGTGCATTCTCATCCGCATCCTGGGCGAGCAGGTCCCGGACCGCGTAAAGAGCATGATCCTGGGCGGCGCCGTGGTGCGGCTGAACCTGCGCTCGCGCTTCCTCGTGGCCGTCGGGAACCTGGTGAAGCGGTTCATCCCCTTCATGTGGCTGTACAAGCTGTTCGCGTGGATCATCATGCCCCGCGAGCGGCACCGCGAGAGCCGCACCCTTTTCGTGTCGCAGGCGCGCAAGCTGTGCCAGAAGGAGTTCATCCGCTGGTTCAAGCTCACCTACGGCGTGAGCCCGCTGCTGCGCCTGTTCGAGGAAAAGGAACTGCCCATCCCCACGCTGTACATGATGGGCGAGGAGGATTACATGTTCCTTCCCCCCGTGTCGCAGATGGCGCGGCGGCACACGCGGTACACGCGGCTGGAGGTGATTCCGGAGTCCGGGCACGTGGTGAACGTGGACCGTCCGGAACTGTTCAACCGGCTTAGCATCGGCTTCATTCACGGACTTTCCCCCTCGGCCGCCTGA